The stretch of DNA agagaTTTTTGTAAAAGTAATAATTCTATAATAAAAACAGGGAGGGAGGGCTCTTAACAAAAGTATATATGCATTGGATTTTTAGAATCTAATTAAGACCAACCCCATGAATtaggtttgattttattttgtgggTCAGTTAGCTTTTGATTTTATAGTTAAAAGACTTAGTTAATAATGATTTTGTTTGGTTTGTGTATTCATATAAGTTGGGAAAAAAACTCGATTtaagataaattctaatttttactATAAACTAACATATCCGTGTTTACTTGGATGTTGTAGGTACGGAGCACTAAGTCACTCTTGAAAGTTACAATACCATTATTCATTCTGTATAGAATTTGGTAGAATGAATGACATCTTTTTAGACTCAATTTGTGGAAGAAATCAAATGAACctttttaatgtttaaaaaattttgaggctatgtatatatgatagtcataaaatcaaacatatttaatttatagggtccattaattattaaagttcatattttataaaaatatagacGAGTAAagttttgtatatataaaagccataaaatattaaaaaagaaaagacgaGGAAAAAGCAGCTTGGGTTGGAGTAGTCAGAGCCAAATGCCAAAAATAGTAGGGGACGAcggttttctttcatttttgggCAAGCGTGGCCACACGACATCTACAAGAAAGGGCAGCCTCTGGCCCTTGCGGCCACCCCCAGCTTACTCTCCAGGCCACCTTCTCTCCttaattccccccccccccatcctCTTCTATTCCAAATAAttaatgttgttgttgtagtagtagtagtagtagtctATTTCAAATCAATATAATCAATATCAATCTATATACGACACCACACAGCGAGGCAGAAGAATTAACTAGATAAATTAGATGAGGAAAGTTTGTCCCAATATCGAAAGAGAAGATGGGCTGGAGACGATCCTGGAGGTGCCCATCCCGGAGGAGATGTTCACCAGCATGGGCAGCAACCTCGCGCTTCGATGGCAGAACATGGCCACCTGGATGAAGGCCCAGACGCCGGATAAGTGGTCGTCCCCCATTATCGCTGGCCGCTACAACGAACTCACTTTCCTTCTCTACGTCGTTGGCTCCCCTCTCATTCCTCTCCAGGTCCAGGTCGACCATGCCGTCCACCGCCCCGTCCGCCACTCTTCCATCGTAACACTCTCGCctaccacccccccccccccccccccaaaaaaaaaaaaaaataataataataataataataatagaagaattaattgattcaaaattaatGGCACAACGTTGATTCCTTCGAATTTGTTGTAGGAAGCTTCGACCGCGAAATACATCATACAGCAGTACATGGCAGCAACTGGAGGGCCACCGGCGCTGAACTCGCTGCAGAGCATGTGCGCGATTGGGGAGGTGAGGATAAGCGCATCTGATTTTCACCAGGGAGATGAAAGCGTGAACGTGAGGAGCACCGAGGAGGCCGGGGGATTCGTGCTTTGGCAGAAGAATCCAGACTTGTGGTGCTTGGAGCTGCTTGTCTCAGGCTGCAAGGTTATCTCCGGAAGCAATGGCAAGATCTCTTGGCGCCAATCTTCCAACCAGCAAACCCCCATCTCCAAGGGCCCTCCCCGACCCCTGCGCCGCTTTCTACAGGTACTCTCATTCACGGCACTGCACTTCATTCTAACAATTAAGTGTGCATCGGCACTAGCACGATAACATGATCCCAAGTACTGTACGTAGTCATCGTCCGAGATTATTCATCGTACGTAAATGGTTAAATGTGATGTGATGATACCACGACATCCAGTCCTAtcatattttgtcataatagtACAACAGCAGCACAATATAAGGAGGtaatgatttcttatttttgtatatgaaTGAAGGGATTGGATCCAAGGTCTACGGCGAACCTGTTTCTGGACGCAGTGTGCATAGGAGAGAAGATCATCAACGACGAAGACTGCTTCATCCTGAAGCTTGACACGAGCAAATCAGCCTTGGAAGCACAAAGCGGCCCCAAATACGAGATCATCCACCACACGATCTGGGGCTACTTCAGCCAAAGATCCGGCCTCCTCGTGAAATTCGAGGACTCGAGGCTCCTCACCGTGATGAACAGCGAAGACGACAGCCAGGGCGTCTTCTGGGAAACCAGCACGGAAACGGTGATCGAGGACTACAAATACGTGGAAGGCGTCAACATCGCGCACAGCGGCAAGACCTTTGTCACAGTGTACAGATACGGCGAGCAATCCGCCAATCACCGGAGGCAGCTCGAAGAGACGTGGAAGATTGAGGAGGTCGATTTTAATATATGGGGCTTGTCTACGGATTTCTTCATGCCGCCTTCGAGCTTCTCCGGCGAGAAAGAAAGCTGAGAGCAGAGGCTCGAGATGATCGATGCTTCCGCTTTGgggaatatatatttacatatatttatatataggatAACTCGGAGGAGCAAAATGTGTAAATAGAGACAGCTTGGAGAGCGTCGGAGATGTGAGGGCAGAGCTTCTGGACAATCTTGTATcttggcggcggcggcggcgcaGATATCCTAAATTGAGAGGATTCGTCGTGCACTTCTGGAGATTTCAATTGCCAATGTGTACCTTAGAGTACTCAAAATCATGACAAATCGAATCTTGACTTTATTATGCCATACCAAATTAATTACATGAACTGAACTTTACGTTATCAAATACGTTCTTTGATTTCTCGTGCAGTGTTTATGACACGACACCCCAAATTATGCAGAATTAAATAATTAGCCggcatatatttttatttttatttataattattactatTACTACTATTAgttcaaaaggtgaaatcgctccCCCGAACGCCCTCACACTTGACCTGACAGAACGTAAggggaggttaatcatggtgacccaGTTGAACGCAGTGGCTAGACTCAGGCTCACCGCGCACAAGGAACCCCCCTCACTTTTGGAGAGAGGTACCTCGTTCTGTCActtgcgagactcgatcctCAGTCATGGTCTAAGATTCACCACGGAAAGCACTTTGTGCTccccttcttgaccaactggACTGCCCATGCAGACtactattactattattactaGGTTAAGACGCTGACTCCTTATTATAATCGCATAAAATGTCAATTATATCCCTCTTGTATCCTAACCTAATTAGCGTTATTGCGAGACTTGTACCATTTACGGATTTTTGATTGGgattaagaattaaatttattaattttattttactcggTAAGAGTTATGAAAATCGAAGAATATCATAAatagaattgtttttttttttgtataaattaaattaaacgctttgataaatattttttattcaataattaatCATATAGTTAGTGTTACAATTCCATAGTAAAACTACTTTAATAATCTTTGTTtagatttcaaattctaaattatactttatttttacaCAAAATTTTTCACTATTAcgttatttttcttaaaaaatttcactctaatgcaaaaatattaaatatttatatctaaCTTAAGAAATATTCGTGAGATGtgcacaaaataaatataagccGACCCCTTCCTTCCttaatttataacaaataaattctCTATAGGATTATTATAAGTCAATTAACAAAAATGTTTTGACcaaagttttattttaaattaaaatcaattactatattaatcataataataattttctagAGGTCTTTTAGCCTGTAAGAGTTGAGTTGGTGAATCCAGCAAAAGGCCCACCTAATATTAGTATTGGTGTGAATCAGATTTGGATTTCGTTAGACTCCTCGTTAGTCCTCTTTCCCTGTGTGtgtctttctttctgttttttctcttttgtttttgtccAATTGGCCAACAGTCATGTATTTGATCCAATGTCGGGTTAAAAGTCTTTAATAAAGACGTGAGAAAATGAACAAGCAAGAAGAGAAGATGACAAATAtgaggtgtgtgtgtgtgtggggtgGGTGTTTGAATTTCAATAGATAGGGATAATAAAAactgaaatttgaattttaggtaatttatatgttttaggtgtattttctatttatttatttgtcgtCATCGAGGCCGAGACGAGACCCAAACGTGGCCCATCCACAGATCCAGTGCCAGCGACAGAGCACAGTGCACCTGAATTGGAAAGTCCAAAGCATTTATCTGTGAGTCACGGCCCACGAAGCACAAAATTCACTCTCTCTCCTCCCCCGAAACTgcaacccctccccccccccccccctctctctctctcaataatcAGATCGAATCTTCATTCGTTTCTGAGTTCTGGAGCTTCAATTCAACTGTCAATCACATTCATTCAAGCTTCTGCCATTCTCTTTCCGAGAGTGATTGATAATCGGAAATGAAGGACGACGACGCCCTACCAATATCGACGCCGACGGCACATTCAGCATTAACTACGACAATCATTCCAAAGAAAGAGTCCTCCGATCCGACCGCGGCCAGAGGCCGGGGCTACAAGTTCTGGGCATTGTCTGCGATTTTGCTGTTAGCTCTATGGTCCATGTTCACCGGCACCGTCACTCTCCGCTGGTCGGCCGGCAACCTCAACCACATCTCCGACGATTTTGAAGTCTCCCTCCACCACGATTTCGACGTCCTTGTAAGTGTATCCAGCCTATTCTTATCTATGCATACAATGCACTTGTGTTTTGGTAGTGAACGAGCTGGATCCATGTAAAACACAGGAAACGGAGGAGAGGGAGAAGCTGGTGAAGCACTACTGGGATGTTTACACGAACAGCCGGCGGATCAGATTGCCTCGGTTCTGGCAGGAGGCCTTCGAGGCTGCCTACGAGGACTTGACTAGCGAGGATCTTGGCGTTCGCGACGCTGCTATCTCCGAGATCGCTAAGATGTCCTTTCGTACCATTGATTTCGAGCCGGCTCCTTTACAATCATCGGTTGGTATCAACGTTCTGATACACAGCAAATATTTTGAATTGGTTGGAAATCATTACGTTTTAacatttt from Diospyros lotus cultivar Yz01 chromosome 6, ASM1463336v1, whole genome shotgun sequence encodes:
- the LOC127803893 gene encoding uncharacterized protein LOC127803893, whose product is MRKVCPNIEREDGLETILEVPIPEEMFTSMGSNLALRWQNMATWMKAQTPDKWSSPIIAGRYNELTFLLYVVGSPLIPLQVQVDHAVHRPVRHSSIEASTAKYIIQQYMAATGGPPALNSLQSMCAIGEVRISASDFHQGDESVNVRSTEEAGGFVLWQKNPDLWCLELLVSGCKVISGSNGKISWRQSSNQQTPISKGPPRPLRRFLQGLDPRSTANLFLDAVCIGEKIINDEDCFILKLDTSKSALEAQSGPKYEIIHHTIWGYFSQRSGLLVKFEDSRLLTVMNSEDDSQGVFWETSTETVIEDYKYVEGVNIAHSGKTFVTVYRYGEQSANHRRQLEETWKIEEVDFNIWGLSTDFFMPPSSFSGEKES
- the LOC127803892 gene encoding uncharacterized protein LOC127803892, whose translation is MKDDDALPISTPTAHSALTTTIIPKKESSDPTAARGRGYKFWALSAILLLALWSMFTGTVTLRWSAGNLNHISDDFEVSLHHDFDVLETEEREKLVKHYWDVYTNSRRIRLPRFWQEAFEAAYEDLTSEDLGVRDAAISEIAKMSFRTIDFEPAPLQSSIIKEFRLKQKASGNKDVTYRGGRL